The sequence TCTGATTTCTGATTTGACCTAAATAAACCCCATTGTTTTGTTGTAGTGCATGGCGCTGGTGGTCCATAACCAGCATAAAGTGCAGTGCCAGCTATCCCTTTAGTGGTGCCTATATTGGATTTATATTCCTTTTGATGCCCTAATAATGCCTCTTCATCTCCATTTTCCACTGATTGTGACCATCAACAATCAAGTATATTTCATTGTCTCCCTCACGGCCATCACTCCTAACACTGCTATTAAATTGccggggaaaaaaaatataaaaggaattCCTTCAAGCCACCCATACATTGCTTTATGCCAATTAATCTTTGGGcaactttctttttttgctttagCTTTCAACCCTCCACATTGGAAGCCACATTATCTTTTTGAGAATTGGGTGGTCATCCATGGAATGGAGGATCGGTTAATGCATTTATGATGTGGTCAAATATGCAtgctttttctttctcatatgTTCTTTCTTTGGCTTTTAAGATCTTCCAAGATACGATTAATGGCTAATCTAGACTCTCAAGCGGCCATTATGAATAAACTAAACGTAAATTGGACCCCACCACCCCCTTTTAGCTTAAAACttattgaaaagataaaatgatgAGTGACATGAAGCATGGTGGagagatatataaatttatttatgataccGTACTTTTTAATATCTATGGAGCCTCGATTATGAGCATGTGCAGTCATGTCATCAAATAATCAACCAAATTTCATGATTAGGATCCTTCTATGTGTCCTCTAATTGCCTGTTTGTGAAGGCAGAATAATGCTCTTCAGATACTATTTTCAATCACAATCCTTGAGGATTGCCAAATTGCCAAAGTTGATGTGTTTAGCTCCTTTTCCAAGCAATACATCTTTTTCAATTCAGCCATGGCACTGCCCTTTCTGTGTTTGTTATGATCATAAAACCTAGTTTTACATTAAAGGAGGTTAGTTGATTTCCAAGTAAAATTTCCCTTGTCTCAAATAACCTATTACACTAGCTAGCTTGTAAATTAAACCTCCTCTTTTaacttacaaaatttacaaagtttgaaagcaataaagtcgTTATGGAGTAAATATTGGTAGATGCATGGGCAGAGATATTATGAAACAAAACACCCACACATTGAGCCCCCCAAAGCCCAAGTAACCAACATCACAATATGGAATGGTCCCATATGCTTGTTGGTTAAGGCACCAACATAATGGAAACTTATAACTGAATTTTGATGCTTTTGCGAATACCCTAATCATAATGTGTGCCAGCTCAAAACTTGAGGAGGCAAAGCAGTACTAGTTGGCGAAGCAAGGTAAGACTATGATCCATGTTGCACGGAGCActcaaccaaagaaaaaaacaaacaaacaaacagagGAATTAGGTCCACTCTCCACGTGAGAGGCACTTTCAGATGCCACACCCACATGGCCCTCTCTACTTACCAGTTAGTTACCATGCATCTTAGCACATGCCCCTTACcatttcttgctttttttttttctgtgtctCTTTTGGATATTTATAGCCTTCTTGTTCATCTCCCACAAACCATTTGTGAAACCTGTGGCCCCATGCCTCCAACACCAACCAAAATGATGATTTGGTTGTGTTGAAAGTGAGTTTTCCTAAGAAGCATTAGACAGGATCCAGCATGGTCCGGACTTGCCATATCTTAATCTTTTCATATTGCTATTGATCAACAATTGGATCCATAGATTAATTATGAACATGATTCGGGAATTAAAAAACCCAAGTGTGCCGAGACAGCCTTACCGATTTAGCCGTAGAGGGGCCACTTAATTAGATgcataaatattataagtacaTCTTGGTCAGCATGAAGCTTTCTTGATTacataaaacaaaaaccaaCTCCACTTACACAACCTACGCTAAGATTAAACAAAAGCATATGGGCTGGGGGTTTGTCCCTGCAGGCAACTTCTTCGATACAGTCAAACGAACCCTTTCTTTACTTAAACTATATATCGAGTTTCTTTCTTTAAAAGTGGGTTCTCTGATTGAGTCATTGCCATTATTCTTCAAGGCTTTTTCTGGGGTGCCACCCATGCATATCTCTAATCTTGTAATCCAGAATATTATACACCGTGACCTAATCTTTGGTGGGGGTGTTTTGAAAGTAGAATCCATTACTAGTATATATAATGTCTCGTGACTATAGTTATTCAACATTatcaaacaattaattaatctGTTCAATGTTGCACTAAGCACAAGGAGAAGCTTCATATACAACCAAGCACCCACTATCCTATCCTacggttttaaatatttgatccaCAAAATGAATACATTATTactatatatcatataatattgcCTCCCTCCGTCGGACCATTCAACAAGTTGGAAAATAGACGAGAAAATGTGAAGTCCACGTCCCACAAATGAGGTGGCGGACTTTGCCTCCGAGAGGACAAGTCTTCCATTACTTTGGAATAACCCACAAATCACATGGCCAGTAGCTACTCCCCTTTCATTACGGGGTGGATGAAATTGAACGTTTCCAACTCCCACATTTTTTCCACAATTGACTTCCAGAAACTCCTAAAGCTTTTTTTTGGTGTTGGACCAGACGGCACCACTACTGGTCGTCTACTGCTACTGTTGTCTATGTTGGACTTGGAAGTTTCTAACGTGAACATTTTGTTGATTTCAACTTGAAACATCTAAATTTCAAAGTTGTAAGAGAATTATTAATGCTGCCCCTTCATCACCTTATCTTTCAACTTTCAAGTACTAGATATGGGAATTTTCCAATCGCAAGTTCGCAACACACATACGTTCAAAAGCAGATTGAAGATGGAAGCAGGCAGATGAAGAGACGTGTGAGGAGAGGAACCGTAGATTTGAGTGGGTGTGATGAATCCTGGTGACAGGTCATAAGCCATAGATATCTTTTCtctgaagaaaaagaaaggatacAGAGGTTGCATTCAACACCCCAAAAAGAACACCCACACCTTCCCAAAATCTAACcacaaaaaagaataaaaaagaaaaaaaaaagaggaagttTCTGAATAACACCCACAGATATTAATGAATCGCTGGGTCTCAAAAGGCAAAAATGTCCATTCAATCCTCTCAATATCTTCACTCCCAAACAGCCCCTTATTGCTTTCTAGCCTTTCTTTCAATTCTCGAGATTCGTGGATTTTTCCCCTTCATCTCCACCGTGCGTTCCAAGTCACAGCTACGCCTGAATAGTGGCTGAGCGGATAGCGCAGTTAAAATTCGTAGACGTTGCCCGGTTGCTgctttgaaatgatatttttttttaataataattgactTTTAATTCTGGGACCAATcaatagaaaattgtttgttttttatttttgaatttttctaaaaagatATCTGCCACTTGTACCATCCGCACCTACACCTTTTAATATATCACACATTTTTTTACGGGAGGGTTGTCGTTGTCTTTAAGATAGCTTTGATGTCCTCGTCCTCAGGTGAACTTTTCTCCTTGATTCTCCACCATCGAtgttaatatataaaatgtcAATTCTTTTACGGAAAGTTGATCTGACGGTGGAATCATGGGGGGTGGGGGCCAACATGCTGTCTAAACGACAACGTTTTGCCCCTCCaacctcttttttctttaaggaggaaaaaaataaaaactttcgcAGTGAGACTTGGCATCTTCTACCgaaacattaaattaaatattctcACTCATTTTGACCGCAATTGCCCTTTGCTCCTTCCTCTATATAACCCCTTCACAACCCCCTTCTCTCTCCTCATCGCTTCTCTTTACTTTCTctgctctctctctttctctctccaaaGTTTACGTTTCTCCTCGTCTTTCTCTAATGGCGGAAACACCATTGAAACGCCAAAGGGAAGAAACCCATGTGGAAGAAGAGGATTCCAAGCGTCACAAGTCTTATAACCACATACTCTCTATTCTTGACGCAGATGAAGAAGAGCCCACCCAAGATCTTTCCTCCCTCATCACGACCCTCCAGCAGGAACTGTCTTCCGATTCTAGCTTCGACCCAGTTCAGTGCCCAGCCTCGGAGGGTGACGCAGAAAATTCCATCACCGCTTCTGCTACCTTAGAGtgcacttcttcttcttcgtcctCTTCTACGCTTGTGCTTTTGAAGGAAGGCGAAGAGGAGGATAAAGAGGGGTTCATTAGGCACCTGCTGGAAGCCTCGGACGACGAACTTGGGATTCCAAACAGAGAAGTGAGAGTAGATGATGCAGAATACGGTTTCCATGATGGAGATTTGTTCTGTTTGGGTAATGTGTTATGGGAGCTCGAAGACGAGGCTGCCAACTTCTATACGTTGTTGCAGTCAGAGCTTTTCATGTAGGggttaaaatgaaaaactagaAAACATTAGGGGgttgagaaaggaaaaagacaaGAGTGAGAGGGGGGAGGGAAAAGGGCAAAATGGAGGCGTTTTTGGGTTTTCATTTTGGACCCCTCTTCTTTTGTAAAATATCAATCTTgtccccttttctttttagaatattaaaagaacaaaatgtagaagaaaaaggattcatattctcatatttttttccgccttttccttttgaattttcattttcatttcatttggttcagttttttcatttttgcgGTTCCACATGGACATGTCCACACCTGACCTTAGCCTGTTGCCATAATTGCCTcaaacaaaaatgtaaaattaccaaaatgccttattgcagagaaaatatatatataatataaatttttatgaagGATTGgaagaaattattatattgataTAATTGAGGGAAGGCTTTTTTTTAGTGGAGACTGGAGACCCGAGATCACGAGACAAGGCCCGTTTTTTAAGGTTAGATATGGTCATTCTAACGTGCGCCATGACATGCGCACTACGCCTGGGGACTATCTTACATTTCACCCGTTATGCCGTCCACATCTGCTTCTATTTTTATCCTTTACTTCGTTCCATCTCTCTGACTTTGTGACAGTCTCCCTCCAGATCTTCTACGGTTCTACACATCTACAGTAGGTTCATATttacattttcataaataataataatagaaaataatttttataattatgggGTAAATcttgaattaatgattttatgtaTTAAATTATGAAGGCttgaagattttaattttttcttaaataaataaatatatgaaaaaaaaaaatgagaggaagGCAAAAGATGGGTGGTTGGTTGGGCAGAGTCCAGAGGTGCACAATTCAATGCACCATGGATCACGCCATTGGTGTGGTGTGGTGTTGAAGTTCTAAAATGCGCCGGGGGTGTGAACAAGACCAATGATCCAGTGGGACGAGACAGTCGAGGGACCTGGTGGGACCGCAATaccaataataaaaaggaaagcaaaaaacGTACGGGGAAGCGGTGTTAAATGGAGTGCTGAAGCTCCCCTCACGTGGTCCCCCCTCCTCCCTCCTCCCTATCTCCATCCATCATCGACTTCTCACGCACCTATGCGCTGTCTGCCATGTGCCCCCCTTCCCCACTTGCATCTACCATCCATCCATGTCCCATGACTTCTCACTTACCAATCAATATGTTCATCCATGTACTCCTATGGGACATGCACATGATGATGATGTATGTGATGGAATAACCATCCCACTGTCCAGGCACAATTATGGATGAtgcccactttttttttttgaaaaaacaaaagaaaaaaattggccTTTATGGTTGAGGGTCCCAATGAATGATTTTGGTATCCCCATATCAAGATCCACCATCATATCACATCCATCTCCTATACTCATATGTGACTCAATTGCCTCTCTGCTTCTCAAtcattttccctttcttttcttttaccttttttcaTCTTCCTTCAAGTCTGTGTTTCcaatttttctgtttttcttttttatttttgatcgAGTGAGCAAGGAGCATCTAAACCGCATCAACAACCCAAAGCACTTGATTCATGCATGAAAATTGATACATGGTAAGCATAAGGGTGGCTTCTGTTGTCAATTATTCCTAGTTATGGTGGCAGTTTTGCAAAGATATTTGTCAGACTTTATATCAAACTAATTTATGTGGCATTTATAAAGAAGATAGGACCCAGTAAGTATACTACTTTCTGCAATGATTTTATGAGGAGAAAACGACCCACACTTGGACCCATTCATTGCAAAAGGCCAATATAATTCATATGGTCAAACACATGGCAATGGAACATTTTGGtaatctttttttaatacaatgCTTACATCACAAACAATCGAGTGGGATTCCATGAATAGAAAGAATGCAATATGAAAACTAATCTCGCCTTAACAGATGACACACCCACACATATAGTTAATAATATCGGCCGTCCATGCTTGAAAGGAAATGATGGAATCGACCGGGGTGGGTCAGGAAGGGGAATGAGTTGAAAACAAAAGGGCCGTGCCGTATAGGCAATTGTTGGCTTAATGAATAATGGTATCAACCTCCTCTTTGGCTATGACTCCCAACATTTTTAATGTGCCACTTTTCACATCGTGCCTCTAATTATTGTTTCAATGACCCAAGTTATCAAATACCCAAGGCACGTCACCTTCTACATGggttttttgaaaaatccaaatggAAGTAAATGTTTTCTTTGGAAACAACagggaaattattttttacttttaaattccATGAAATGGGTATTTGTTCTAACACTGGTTTGGATATGGAAAGTGTGCCCTTTTATGGGCATATGGTAAGTAGAATACGAAATTGGGCTTGGTGAATGGGTCAAAATGAGGTCCTTAAAAGTTTATCGGCATCTTATACACATTCCCACAAGAGAAtaaatgtttttccttttttcaataGGAAAAAGGGTGGACGATTGAGTTGTGCTCTTTAGAAGCCATTGGGTAAGGGTGAGTCAGATTTGATGTTAAGGAAAGTGtttttgtggaagagacaaAGAATCATGAAAGCCATCTACAACAACAAGGCAGCAGCCGATGGCCCACCGGCCCACACTCAAGTTGTGTGTACTTGTTATTCAAAGAAAGGATAATGCTAGTTTCCATAATGATGAAGCAGCATTCTTCCTTTTGCGGGCATCATCACCAAGGCATCTCTAACACCCAATGTGAAGCTTGTCGTAGATCATATCTGAATGCGGTGTGGGTGCAGGCCCACAGGACCCCTCAAAGATCAAAAtctatataagaaaagaaaaaaaaaactggtaCAGAATTGACCTGCTACAGCCCAAAGGCAAGTGGGCAATGGCAAAAGCTTTTTGGATGATAGAGATGGGTGGATGAAGATTTGGTTAAGGGTCTACTTCAGATTCCACCACTCACATGCATAGAAACAAGAAGCAacaacccaacccaacccaacacAAGTACGTGTACGGCAGTGTTATTATACATTATTGAAAGATTTCTTtacttctatttcttttctacaaATCTTGAGAGTTCCAGGAggcaggaagagactcagactCAGACTCAACTCAGCCCCCAGCCTGGCCTTGTACAGCTCCAGCCTTTAAGTTTCAACATCATCTTGTACCCCCGGTCAAATTAGACGTAAAATCCTGAATATGAGTGCCAAACCCTTGTCTTCATTCATGGAATCCTGAGATTATTgtacagttttttgttttttctcttgtcTTCTGGTAAATATTTGCCATAAAAATGATCTCTTGCCATTGGAACCTAATCATTGAGCCTGCCATCACTTCACTTTCCTAGTTGCATACATTACCCATTCAAACTTGTTGGAGAAGAGTAATTCCATAGGCATCTAATTATGCTAGACCTAGACCCTCCTAATTTGTTGACTCTAGGCTCTCCTTTTCTGtcactttctctttctctctcttcaacACCTTTAACTATTACAATGTGACCCACTCtgtattttctcattttttttcatgcaaaGGGAAATAGAAATGGAAGGCGAAAATTACCATGGCTGCACAGCACATCCTGGTTGTTCCAGGTCGCAATTttcttctgatttttttttctttggttctAGGGACGGaatgtgaagaaaaattttactttattcatttcatgattttattttaaaaagagatggaaagaaagagaaaaaaaatagttatatttgccttaaaataaaaagagatgatGAGATGGAAAGCatcaaatattttacaaaatctatttttatgataaaaaatataaatatggagTGGAAGATAGAGGgaagatttatatttttatgagaaCTAATAATGGACAGAGttggaaaacaaatttaaatatcaagTAAAAAGGGAGTATATAAACTCTCTTTACATCCACCCTTTTACGACATAAAtgtctttaaataaaataattaagagtaacacaccaaaaaagaaaaaaaaaaaaatggaacctgTGGTGTCCAGTCTTAGAAGACCAGACATACCTAATATGTCTAACACTCAAAAGACCAAATATAGTTGAGGTGTCTAGAATTGAAGGACTTATATctaagttatatttgattttataggATTAAATATCTCAATTGTGTTCAGCTTTTAAGAACTAGACATTgcagttcaatttttttttttttaatctttcattTACATTGCAACTTTTTATGATTTCTCACTTCTAAATTATACTACATCTAATTgtttttcaactattttgacaagtaattttattttattttatcaaaaattatatataaataagccttaaaagattttcatgttttatattATATGGATTCAAACAACATACAAAAAAGGAAATTGATGATGAATATAGTTATAATAGTCTCCTGAtatcaaataaacttcaaaCAAGATAATTTGTAACTAAGGTTTGTGGTTGGAAGAAATAAATTGAGAgataaaggaagaaaatgaagggtTGAGGGAGAGAATAAtgggaagagtgtttttgacttttttttaaattgttaggTGGATGTATTTAgaagtttttaagtttttaggtGGATATTTAATTAGGATGAATGTAAAGAGAGTTTAAGTGatgcatttataatttttcaaataaaataataatttttaatgaaaattcagAGTGGAAGATGATCATTGTAACGCAAAATGAATGTgtaatatttgtgaaaaaaaatattgtaaagaAGAGTTTTATATGAATATGTTAATATATTAATCTATTGttttacattattaattttgCTTTATAAATTTACTAACAATTTATAGGTATTATATTCAAGTTGAAgaacatataaataattttaaacttaaatttcaaGACAAGATAATGATGCaacaaaatacatattttaactttaatacAGTCTAAAAGGTGTTGAAGGCTTAAACCTCCCATCAGCAATGCTTAAGCACCATCTTTAAGGGTGCTCAAATGTTCAACATAAATAATCCTCAATCTAAAGCACTTAATCCCcaccttttatttttctatttttctaacACGTTTAAAAAGCTAATGTcttggaattgaaaaaaaaaaaaaaggtgaatacTTATACACCATTATTCCATTGTAGCTCCTAAACtctaaaactaaaaagaaaatattgaaattccTTTTGTATTTCACCCTCCACAAAGGTAGCTAGTTGTACTTGTTGATGACCTTCTTGTGCaacacaaaataattttctatgaATGATTTATGTGTCATAGTTGTCCCTCATCCTTTATGCTCTAAATCTTAATCACTTTCTTCATTTATGTATAAAGTTTTCCTTGTGCTTAGAATCAATTTGTGATGTTGGTGAATCTAGTAAACATCTTAACAATTGATTCATCATctttcatagaaaataattcataactaTACACCAAAATGTTAATTTTAGATTCTTTAATTTAGTTCCCTCATGAGTCACTTCGTAAAAGTCTCCAAATTTTCTTTGCTGAGTCACATTAACAtatctattatattcatttctatctaGGGAGGAATGAAGATAATAGATTACCTTTGCATTtaattgagtttttatttttattttattttatcatactAATCTCATTCTTTGATAGATTTGGGAATATATAccccattttctattttcatagaAGTATGAGAATCATTTTTGATCACATACCATAAATCAAAGtcaatatgttttaaaaaccatgtcatcctatttttttaatgggcataattagttttgaaaaggAATGATCTATCCTTCATATACGATGAGTTTGATGAATTAGTCATCTTCTCTTATATGATTAAGTCTAAAAAAGAAATCTAACTTTGATACCAAATATGAAGACAAGTTAATTCAAATCTAACTATACACCCAAGAAAAAAGGtaactttctaaatttttaataaaaaaccattaattatcaagagaaaggaaaactaAGAGCAAAGGTAAAAGAGTAGGGAGAGTTTATAGTGGGTTGACAATCTATCAATATccacttttctcattttctaatCCAAGTGAGGGTGCTAATCTTCAAGGCTTTAACCTTAAGCCTTCAATAAGTACACTTGTATTTTAAAGTTCCAATAGATCTTCACAAATACCTCAAGTAATCTATCTCACTTGAAATACACTTCTCACAAGAAGAAATATGATAAGATGAACAACCTTAATCTTAGTGAAGTGAGATAAACTCACAATACAATGGAAAACTAAGATTAACTTGAAGACACACTTAATGTTTGTAAGTTTAGAAATGGATACACTTAAAGAGATTTGAATGAGAGAATAAAGTAGGTAAGCAATTGAAAACTCAAGGTCTCTTTGCTCATAAAACCTCTTAAACACCTCAAAATATAGGTGAGTAGCTTTGAAATCGTAGAACTCATCACTTAAGCTTGAGTGGTTGAGCAATTGATTTTATCAGTTCACTAATTGTTGGACATTAAATGTTTTGATAGGTGATTGTTGGGGTGTAGACCTCAATCTGTTTAACTAATCCTCGACTGATTGAAGCTCTTGCcttaaccttttaaaacaaccTACTTGTGCACCTTGATTGGTTTAGCCCAATTGCCTCAATTGATTCCTTCTTGCCTTGATTAGTTGCACTATAAATGTTGAAAATTGGCTAGATCAAGGTAAAAAATGCAAAAGCTTCCTTAACATCATATAAACCCTTTAAATCAAGCTTTGAAAGTACAAAGGCTAGGGTTTAATAAAAACCATAATTcaacttcataaaaatataacaaattaaaaacaagatattatgattttgaaaacCCTTAAGTGCATGAAAACCTTTAATGACTTAAAGTGCACCAACAAATACAATTTTACATTGGTTactagggatgacaatggggcgggttttttTGGGTACTCGCCTCGCCCGACCTCTAATGGGAcgggttcaattttaataaatgggtttaggaggggtttgaaatttttttaaaaaacctgaGGCGGGTTTGGGTATTGCCTCGTCCCGccctgattatatataaaattaatttaatttaaattttaaaattaatttaatttaaatttttattttactatttctaatatatagataataataaaatatttttaataaaataagttataaaaatataataatttaattatttataaaatatatttattttaatgtaattaaaaaattaaaagtaatttcaaaaaaattaaatgagaatttatcatactTGCCCtaccccgtttaattttttaaatgagacgGGGATAtgaattgttttgaataaatgggttggggttgggatgggggcgacccgtcccgaacccgcctTGTTATCATTCCTATTGGTTACTAAGTCTTCTTAGGTCTTTAATAAGCTCAAGTCtccattaaaaataatcttctatTTGATTTGCTTGAATTCctttaaatttcatgaaaacTTGAAACGATTAACTTGATTGAATCATCAATAAATTTAAGCTTGTTTTGTTGTCATTTAAACTTtgttaggagaacccttggtcTAATACACATCATTAGAAAGAGAGCTTTAATCCTTCTTGAGTGTATCATATTCAAAAACTTGCAAATTCTTCTTAGTGCACCTTAAGTCTAGTTACCTCTTATCATAATATTCAATCCTAAGATAGGtattatatttattacaaaactTTGTGCTCCTTTGAGAGGGAATTGTTTAATGTCTTTGGGAGAATACTTACAAGATTGTAAAGATTCATTAAAACATCAAATCCAAGTGTATGCAAGACTTGAAGAGCTTTGGAAGCTATTAAATAAGGGAACAACCTCCAAACTTGGGAATGAGTAAGAGGAAGTGGTCTAAGGTGGTCGTCAAATCACAATAAATCTTgtgtttaaaattttcttttctctactTTATTTCATTGTCTTTCTAGTTATAGAATGAGTAAGAGGAGGTGGTCTTAAGTGGTTGTCAACTCACAATAAATcttgtgtttaatttttttctttccctctacTTTATTTCATTGCCTTTCTAGTTATAGGAATtgcattcaatttttatttttgatattaaTGTTTTGGCATCAAATATAAATTGACCAACACTCAATTcacctaattttatttttattttttattttatttaaaactaagTTGGATTAATTTTGCCTTCTCAAAGACTAATAATACTATCtatggttttaatttattttatatttagctattattaattttaggtggtatttatttatg is a genomic window of Vitis riparia cultivar Riparia Gloire de Montpellier isolate 1030 chromosome 1, EGFV_Vit.rip_1.0, whole genome shotgun sequence containing:
- the LOC117918756 gene encoding uncharacterized protein LOC117918756; this translates as MAETPLKRQREETHVEEEDSKRHKSYNHILSILDADEEEPTQDLSSLITTLQQELSSDSSFDPVQCPASEGDAENSITASATLECTSSSSSSSTLVLLKEGEEEDKEGFIRHLLEASDDELGIPNREVRVDDAEYGFHDGDLFCLGNVLWELEDEAANFYTLLQSELFM